A genomic window from Prunus persica cultivar Lovell chromosome G2, Prunus_persica_NCBIv2, whole genome shotgun sequence includes:
- the LOC109947414 gene encoding uncharacterized protein LOC109947414 has product MDNHDYDDNDEEEEEEEEVGYCHFHNDYCYHNDGDGDGDEDYDDDEIDQHEFESFTSDHYYTPSLDGHDQDPTVDQDDDQDPTLYLDGDYDEGYLTVPLSPPRSVLYFDCNMCMKVAREPVVTSCGHLYCWPCLYSWLNIYSAHRECLVCKSKVFDSLITPIYNCRDINSGFKVPPRPEPKGLRLS; this is encoded by the exons ATGGATAATCATGATTATGATGATaatgatgaggaggaggaagaggaggaggaggttggTTATTGTCATTTTCATAATGATTATTGTTATCataatgatggtgatggtgatggtgatgaggATTATGATGATG ATGAAATTGATCAACACGAGTTTGAAAGCTTCACAAGTGATCATTATTATACTCCGTCCCTGGATGGTCATGATCAAGATCCAACCGTTGATCAAGATGATGATCAAGATCCAACCCTTTATCTAGATGGTGATTATGACGAGGGCTATTTGACAGTGCCATTGTCCCCACCAAGATCTGTATTATACTTTGACTGCAACATGTGCATGAAAGTGGCAAGAGAGCCAGTTGTGACTTCATGTGGGCATTTATATTGCTGGCCTTGTTTGTACAGTTGGTTGAATATCTACAGCGCTCACAGGGAATGCCTTGTTTGCAAGAGTAAAGTGTTTGATTCTTTGATCACTCCTATTTACAACTGCAGAGACATCAACTCTGGCTTCAAAGTGCCACCAAGACCAGAACCAAAGGGGCTTCGTCTCTCTTGA